CGTCAACCTGATGACCAAGCCGCAGTGGTGTATGAATATGCTGGGCACCAAACGTCATAGCTTTGGCAATATCGTCGGTCATGCAAAAGGAGTGGACGACTTATCTTCTCTCACCGCTTGGACGGAAGAGCAATTTGATCCGCGCTTGAGCTGGGATGACGTGGCGCGCATCAAAGATATGTGGGGTGGCAAATTAATTATTAAAGGTATCATGGAACCTGAAGATGCCATTATGGCTGCTCGTAGCGGCGCCGATGCACTGGTCGTCTCAAACCACGGTGGTCGTCAATTAGATGGCGCCCTTTCTTCCATTTCTGCCCTATCCGATATCGTACAAGCGGTGCATGCTGAAAATAGCGATATCGAGGTGTGGTTAGACAGCGGCATTCGCTCGGGTCAGGATGTACTAAAAGCGCGCGCATTGGGTGCAAAAGGCACGATGATTGGTCGCTCCTTTCTGTATGGATTGGGCGCTTATGGCGAAGATGGCGTGCGCCGTGCGCTGGAAATCATTCATAAAGAATGCGATCTATCGATGGCATTCTGTGGTCATACTGATATCAATAAGGTTACCACTGATATATTGGTAAAGGGCACTTATGAGAACCTCAAAGTTGCTAATCGTTAAACATGTCATTAAAACGGTCGTTAAAACGATCCACTATTAAGGGCACTAATCCTTTAAGAGTGCTAATCGTTTAAGAGTACTACTCATCAAATCATAATGTCATGCAGATGTATGACATTATTTGACCATACCCTTTATACTCTATTTACAACATTCTAATGATATCTCACCTTTATGACCATTCAACAATTATTAAAAACAGCCCCTGTCACCACGCTGTTACTAGCCAGCTTTATTGGGTTATTCATCATGCAAGTACTGACAGGCGTCGATGCCAATAATCC
This region of Psychrobacter sp. JCM 18902 genomic DNA includes:
- a CDS encoding alpha-hydroxy acid oxidase, with product MKNLSKITEIEDLRRVAERKVPRMFYDYVDSGSWTETTYRSNETDFDRIKLRQRVLVDMDNRSLATQMIGEEVKMPVAIAPTGFTGMMWADGEIHAARAAEKFGVPFSLSTMSICSIEDIATHTSKPFWFQLYVMRDHEYVANLIQRAKDANCSALILTADLQVLGQRHKDIKNGLSAPPRPTLANIVNLMTKPQWCMNMLGTKRHSFGNIVGHAKGVDDLSSLTAWTEEQFDPRLSWDDVARIKDMWGGKLIIKGIMEPEDAIMAARSGADALVVSNHGGRQLDGALSSISALSDIVQAVHAENSDIEVWLDSGIRSGQDVLKARALGAKGTMIGRSFLYGLGAYGEDGVRRALEIIHKECDLSMAFCGHTDINKVTTDILVKGTYENLKVANR